Proteins encoded in a region of the Prunus persica cultivar Lovell chromosome G4, Prunus_persica_NCBIv2, whole genome shotgun sequence genome:
- the LOC109948746 gene encoding zinc finger MYM-type protein 1-like — MNIEVEKVVLDKAPQNAQYIAHDIQKQILHIFANKVRKAICKELWKNKFCILVDESIDESGKEQMAIIIRFVDCDGFIRERFFDIVSVVDTNALTLKKEICKVLGNNDILVENMRGQEYDDASNMRGSWNGLQGLFFQDCPYTYYVHCFAHCLQLALNGAAKDVKVLWRLFLMLTNIVNFVSASAKHRSELNLIRKVELNGLLDSGELEIGRGLNQARSLKRAGATSWGSHYASITSLLCLFKETKLLLQEINDHGPNQQFRGDAESNYIAMMSFEFVFSLVLMDKNYGIDQFSLSSISDQNSRHFELLILSSALDPRNSFKSFNIEHICKLAEKFYPADFLPNELKDLEIELRLIRLVLTLPVSTATTERAFSCMRIIKNRLRSTIADEFLVDCMTFHIEREFANSITNASIIEEFKTSKSRRMYLRVRLIMPP; from the exons ATGAATATAGAAGTTGAGAAAGTTGTCCTTGATAAGGCTCCTCAAAATGCTCAATACATTGCGCATGACATACAAAAGCAAATCTTACATATTTTTGCTAACAAGGTGAGGAAGGCAATTTGTAAGGAACTTTGGAAGAACAAATTTTGTATTCTAGTTGATGAATCAATTGATGAATCCGGTAAGGAACAAATGGCTATTATTATAAGATTTGTTGATTGTGATGGATTTATTCGCGAACGCTTCTTCGATATTGTGAGTGTTGTAGACACTAATGCCTTGACTCTTAAAAAAGAGATATGCAAAGTGCTTGGTAATAACGACATTCTAGTGGAAAACATGCGTGGTCAAGAGTATGATGATGCTAGTAATATGCGTGGTTCATGGAATGGCTTACAAGGATTATTTTTTCAAGATTGTCCATATACATATTATGTGCATTGCTTTGCTCATTGCTTGCAATTGGCATTAAATGGTGCAGCTAAAGATGTGAAAGTTTTATGGAGGTTGTTTTTAATGTTGACTAacattgtgaattttgttAGTGCCTCTGCTAAGCACCGTAGTGAGTTAAACTTAATTAGAAAAGTTGAACTCAATGGGTTGTTGGATTCTGGAGAACTTGAGATAGGCAGAGGACTTAATCAAGCTCGTAGTTTGAAACGAGCTGGAGCCACTAGTTGGGGCTCTCATTATGCCTCTATTACAAGTTTGTTGTGTTTATTTAAAGAGACTAAATTACTTCTTCAAGAAATCAATGATCATGGACCTAACCAACAATTTCGTGGCGATGCTGAGAGTAACTATATTGCTATGATGTCTTTCGAGTTTGTGTTTTCATTGGTTTTGATGGATAAAAATTATGGGATTGACCAATTTTCTTTGTCAAGTATTTCAGACCAAAACTCAAGACATT TTGAACTTCTTATTCTTAGCTCAGCATTGGATCCTCGTAATTCATTCAAGTCATTTAATATTGAGCATATATGTAAACTTGCTGAGAAATTTTATCCTGCTGATTTCCTTCCAAATGAGTTGAAAGATTTGGAAATAGAATTGAg GTTGATTCGGTTGGTGTTGACTCTTCCCGTTTCTACAGCAACAACGGAACGAGCTTTTTCATGTATGAGAATTATTAAGAATCGGCTTCGAAGCACCATAGCTGATGAGTTTCTTGTTGATTGCATGACCTTCCACATTGAAAGAGAGTTTGCTAATAGTATCACTAATGCATCGATAATTGAGGAATTTAAGACTTCTAAGTCTCGCAGG ATGTATTTGAGGGTAAGGCTTATTATGCCCCCAtga